One stretch of Nitrospirota bacterium DNA includes these proteins:
- a CDS encoding DivIVA domain-containing protein — MRITPLDIQQKQFATKFRGFDIEEVDSFLELIREEMEELLRENANLREAVRLIEKQLKDYKNIETTLRDTLVATQQMTEEYKENAKKAAELIKKEAELQADEMLKEAHEKVVKIHEDITDLKGVRRHFKEELTRLIQSHLKMLEFDKEREKETPAEGA; from the coding sequence ATGAGGATTACACCGCTTGATATTCAGCAAAAACAGTTTGCAACCAAATTCAGGGGATTTGATATTGAAGAGGTTGATTCTTTTCTTGAGCTTATAAGGGAGGAAATGGAAGAACTCTTGAGGGAAAATGCCAACCTCAGGGAGGCAGTGAGGCTGATAGAAAAGCAGTTGAAGGATTACAAGAATATTGAAACAACCCTGAGGGACACGCTTGTAGCAACCCAGCAGATGACTGAAGAATATAAAGAAAATGCAAAGAAAGCGGCTGAGCTTATAAAGAAAGAAGCCGAGCTTCAGGCGGATGAGATGCTGAAAGAGGCGCATGAAAAGGTCGTTAAAATTCATGAGGACATAACTGACCTTAAGGGAGTAAGAAGGCACTTTAAGGAAGAATTAACCCGGCTGATACAAAGCCATCTGAAGATGCTTGAGTTTGATAAAGAGAGAGAGAAAGAAACCCCTGCCGAGGGCGCGTAG
- a CDS encoding histidine--tRNA ligase, translating into MKFKALKGIQDILPPETSGWQRIEASAREVFKTYGFREIRLPVIESTDIFLRSIGETTDIVEKEMYTFTDKADRSVTLRPEGTAPFVRAFVEHHLFNEPPPQKFYYMGPMFRYERPQAGRQRQFHQIGVEALGVEDPKIDAEVISLLLVFLEKIGIKDARCEVTSIGCVQCRPDFRAALKDFFKDRLGFFCDDCKRRYELNPLRILDCKVEACINGRQGAPSVIDFLCGDCTEHFNGVQHYLKLLSVPYTVNSGLVRGLDYYTRTAFEVKNYSLGAQNTVAAGGRYNGLVAEFGGPKIPGIGFAIGVERILTLLSGLSDGHEGPDVFLCSLSSEAGEKTAVLAGQLRLKGLWAEISYDKTSLRSQMRRADRLRAKNVIIVGEDEMKSHTVVIKNMQDKTETKAPLEVYEILRIVRGRD; encoded by the coding sequence ATGAAGTTTAAGGCTCTGAAAGGCATACAGGATATTCTGCCTCCTGAAACATCCGGCTGGCAGCGCATAGAAGCTTCTGCCAGGGAGGTTTTTAAGACCTACGGATTCAGAGAAATCAGGCTTCCTGTAATTGAATCAACAGATATTTTTCTAAGAAGCATAGGAGAGACGACCGACATAGTTGAGAAGGAGATGTACACGTTTACGGACAAGGCTGACAGGAGCGTAACGCTGAGGCCCGAAGGCACTGCGCCTTTTGTCAGGGCCTTTGTAGAGCATCACCTTTTTAACGAGCCGCCGCCGCAGAAGTTTTATTACATGGGCCCGATGTTCAGGTATGAAAGACCCCAGGCCGGCAGGCAAAGACAGTTTCACCAGATAGGCGTTGAGGCATTAGGCGTTGAAGACCCCAAGATTGATGCAGAGGTTATTTCCCTGCTTTTAGTGTTTCTGGAAAAAATCGGGATTAAAGACGCCCGATGCGAGGTTACCTCTATCGGCTGTGTTCAATGCCGTCCTGATTTCAGAGCGGCGCTTAAGGATTTTTTTAAAGACAGGCTTGGTTTTTTTTGCGACGACTGCAAAAGGAGGTATGAACTTAATCCGCTCAGAATCCTTGACTGCAAGGTTGAGGCCTGCATAAACGGGCGTCAGGGCGCGCCTTCGGTTATAGATTTTTTATGCGGCGACTGCACAGAGCATTTTAACGGTGTGCAGCATTATCTTAAACTTCTAAGCGTTCCTTATACTGTCAATTCGGGCTTAGTAAGGGGGCTTGATTATTATACGAGGACTGCGTTTGAGGTAAAAAATTATTCCCTCGGGGCGCAGAATACAGTGGCTGCAGGCGGCAGGTATAACGGGCTTGTAGCGGAATTCGGCGGTCCTAAAATCCCTGGGATCGGCTTTGCAATAGGCGTGGAGAGGATACTAACTCTTTTAAGCGGGTTATCTGACGGACATGAGGGTCCTGATGTCTTCCTGTGCTCTCTCAGCAGTGAGGCCGGAGAAAAGACTGCTGTCCTTGCAGGGCAGTTGAGGCTTAAGGGTTTATGGGCTGAGATAAGCTATGATAAAACATCACTCCGGAGCCAGATGAGGAGGGCTGACAGATTACGCGCTAAAAATGTGATTATTGTGGGAGAGGATGAGATGAAAAGTCACACGGTTGTCATAAAAAATATGCAGGATAAAACAGAGACTAAGGCTCCTCTTGAGGTTTATGAAATACTGAGAATAGTTAGGGGCCGTGATTAG
- a CDS encoding PAS domain-containing protein: protein MYKNRLSHKVILAFLAFYLTLALPLIFIVFSPSGYARELTIDQYLTKIRETIIGFSVLAFFSALVFALFFIRGILRSARNLHDGVTKMRRGETNVSLHIYSTDELGDVTEAFNEMSATIHEYTEELKKKDLYINTMLDPLWVVDIEDVVIDINPAFTVLLGYQKVNAVGMCLYEFFDEKNRKIIQTQAKYWEKMLSHTFEVEIKNIYNTNIPVLISSAPVLKDKKMIGKVGVFKDFRAQRALRENMANIILDCIPDGVYTINMEKVITAMNSAAEKILRVTRSVAIGMPCSNVIMHTDQEGKSLCDQCPMSIAMKGEAIRIETTLQIGGRLTALLITCSPLFTPDGKITGAVQVFRDISEEKEIEQMKTDFVESVSHEFRTPLSAIVGMTEMLMEHAVKGPKKDEYLKTIYSEALRLSDMVSQLLDISTTEHGHIHFERELIDLKDLISSFISTYETKKAVKDKGAIISFADYRKDAPLHPFFGDKNRLKQVIINLLDNAVTYSDDGVRVAVELNTQNKNTIISVKDSGWGVPPEDLPHIFKRFYRGRHSRILKGTGLGLPLCEEIVKLHGGTITVESELGRGSEFVLTFPAEEGQ, encoded by the coding sequence ATGTATAAAAACAGGTTAAGCCACAAAGTTATTCTTGCCTTCCTTGCATTTTACCTGACCCTTGCTCTACCGTTGATCTTTATAGTTTTTTCCCCGTCCGGCTATGCAAGAGAACTTACTATTGACCAATATCTGACAAAAATACGTGAGACTATTATCGGGTTTTCTGTTTTAGCTTTTTTTTCTGCGCTGGTCTTTGCATTATTTTTTATCAGGGGGATACTGAGGTCCGCCAGAAACCTTCATGACGGAGTTACAAAGATGAGAAGGGGCGAGACGAATGTCTCCCTCCATATATATTCCACCGATGAGCTCGGAGATGTCACAGAGGCGTTCAACGAAATGTCCGCTACCATCCATGAATATACGGAAGAGCTGAAGAAAAAAGACCTTTATATAAATACAATGCTGGACCCTCTGTGGGTTGTTGACATAGAGGATGTTGTGATTGACATAAATCCGGCATTTACTGTCCTTTTAGGCTATCAAAAAGTAAACGCCGTTGGAATGTGCCTTTATGAATTTTTTGATGAGAAAAACCGCAAGATAATACAAACGCAGGCGAAATATTGGGAAAAGATGCTGTCCCATACCTTTGAGGTGGAAATTAAAAATATCTATAACACCAATATCCCTGTTCTGATAAGCAGCGCCCCGGTTTTAAAAGATAAGAAGATGATCGGGAAGGTCGGAGTGTTCAAGGATTTCAGGGCGCAGAGGGCGCTCAGGGAAAACATGGCCAATATCATACTGGACTGCATACCGGACGGAGTTTACACAATTAATATGGAAAAGGTTATTACTGCGATGAACAGCGCCGCCGAAAAAATTCTTAGAGTCACGAGAAGCGTTGCCATAGGCATGCCCTGTTCAAATGTGATTATGCATACGGATCAGGAAGGCAAATCCCTTTGTGATCAGTGCCCTATGTCAATCGCAATGAAGGGTGAGGCAATACGTATAGAAACAACTCTTCAAATAGGGGGCAGGCTGACAGCGCTTCTTATTACCTGCTCGCCACTCTTTACGCCTGACGGCAAAATAACCGGAGCTGTCCAGGTATTCAGGGATATTTCCGAGGAGAAAGAAATTGAGCAGATGAAAACGGATTTTGTAGAGTCTGTCTCCCATGAATTCAGGACGCCCTTGTCGGCAATTGTAGGCATGACGGAAATGCTGATGGAGCATGCGGTCAAAGGCCCCAAGAAGGATGAATACCTTAAAACAATTTACAGCGAGGCCTTAAGGCTTTCCGATATGGTCTCTCAGCTTCTGGATATTTCAACGACAGAGCACGGGCATATACATTTTGAGAGGGAGCTTATTGATTTAAAGGACCTTATCTCTTCATTCATAAGCACCTATGAAACCAAAAAGGCAGTAAAAGACAAGGGAGCAATTATCAGCTTTGCCGATTACCGCAAGGATGCCCCCCTGCACCCGTTTTTCGGTGATAAAAACAGGTTGAAACAGGTTATAATCAATTTACTTGACAATGCAGTCACTTATTCTGATGACGGCGTCAGGGTGGCAGTTGAACTTAATACTCAAAATAAAAATACAATAATCAGCGTAAAGGATTCGGGATGGGGGGTGCCGCCGGAGGACCTTCCGCACATATTTAAGAGGTTTTACAGGGGCAGGCACAGCAGGATTCTGAAGGGCACGGGACTCGGCCTGCCTCTTTGCGAGGAAATAGTAAAGCTGCATGGAGGAACTATAACTGTGGAAAGCGAACTTGGCAGGGGCAGTGAATTTGTGCTGACCTTTCCGGCCGAAGAAGGGCAATAA
- a CDS encoding response regulator, giving the protein MKKVIIVDDEPFILMILEDKFKSAGFKVLTRRNGQGIMELVKSEKPDLLIVDWMLPDTTGIDICRMIKNTLEICAIPVFMLTAKGQEADEKCAMESGVAKYITKPFSPKTLLTLVIETIGEAK; this is encoded by the coding sequence ATGAAAAAGGTTATTATTGTTGATGACGAACCGTTTATTCTTATGATCCTTGAGGATAAATTTAAGTCTGCCGGCTTTAAGGTATTGACGCGCAGGAACGGACAGGGGATAATGGAGCTTGTAAAATCAGAAAAGCCTGACCTTTTAATCGTAGACTGGATGCTGCCCGATACAACCGGCATAGATATATGCAGGATGATAAAAAACACGCTGGAAATATGTGCAATCCCTGTATTTATGCTTACTGCAAAAGGGCAGGAAGCAGATGAGAAATGCGCGATGGAAAGCGGAGTGGCGAAATATATAACAAAACCATTCAGCCCCAAGACGCTTCTTACCCTTGTTATTGAAACGATTGGAGAGGCAAAATAA
- a CDS encoding HD domain-containing protein, with protein MAAKPRTANKPKSQMDQLRDDLLLTTRELSGAYEELSIFHRLSQTLAGLTLEQIYDKLLDEIQAMLDVKTVAIMLINEEGNELYTVSFRGKWPSGKVFKKGNNIFWTTIEQRSPKVVGDIIGLSARIKISPILICPVIGKKKALGAIIVGERKSGKEFYSSDIKFLLAIASQAALAIENASLYQELENLLLSTVVAFGKAIDSRSHWTYGHSDRVTKYAVDIAREMEMDNAFIEKLKICSLLHDIGKITIPIDILDKPGDLTELEMNQMNRHPFIGARIFEDFKAFKDIVEGIKHHHERWDGNGFYGELKGEKIPLMARIIAVADAYDALTSDRPYRKKKNREEVITEIADKAGKQFDPKLVQIFFKVIEAYGQKEQND; from the coding sequence ATGGCGGCAAAACCCCGGACAGCCAATAAACCGAAAAGTCAGATGGACCAACTGCGGGATGATCTCCTTTTAACTACACGCGAGCTCAGCGGCGCCTATGAAGAATTATCAATTTTTCACCGTCTTTCACAGACGCTTGCCGGGCTGACGCTTGAGCAGATTTATGACAAGCTTCTTGATGAGATTCAGGCGATGCTTGATGTAAAGACAGTGGCAATTATGCTGATAAACGAAGAAGGGAATGAATTATACACTGTTTCCTTCAGGGGCAAGTGGCCCAGCGGAAAGGTATTTAAAAAAGGAAATAATATCTTCTGGACTACGATTGAACAACGCTCGCCTAAAGTGGTCGGCGATATTATAGGGCTCTCGGCAAGGATAAAGATAAGCCCCATCCTGATATGTCCTGTCATCGGAAAGAAAAAAGCGCTCGGCGCCATCATCGTCGGCGAAAGAAAGTCAGGGAAAGAGTTTTATTCATCTGATATTAAGTTCCTGCTGGCCATTGCTTCTCAGGCGGCGCTTGCGATAGAAAATGCTTCTTTGTATCAGGAGCTTGAGAATCTTCTGCTCAGCACGGTTGTCGCTTTTGGCAAGGCTATTGACTCAAGGTCGCACTGGACGTACGGTCATTCCGACAGGGTGACAAAATATGCGGTTGACATTGCCAGAGAGATGGAGATGGACAACGCCTTTATTGAGAAACTAAAAATTTGCAGCCTTCTTCACGACATAGGGAAAATCACAATACCGATAGATATTCTGGATAAACCGGGCGATTTGACGGAATTGGAAATGAATCAGATGAACCGGCACCCGTTTATAGGCGCCAGAATTTTTGAGGATTTTAAGGCCTTCAAGGATATAGTTGAGGGGATTAAACACCATCACGAAAGATGGGACGGCAATGGTTTTTACGGAGAATTAAAAGGTGAGAAAATACCGCTGATGGCAAGGATAATTGCCGTTGCCGACGCCTATGATGCATTGACGTCCGACAGGCCGTACAGAAAGAAAAAAAACAGGGAAGAAGTTATTACCGAAATAGCTGACAAGGCAGGCAAACAATTTGACCCTAAGTTAGTCCAGATTTTTTTTAAAGTCATAGAAGCATACGGTCAGAAAGAGCAGAATGACTGA
- a CDS encoding molybdenum cofactor guanylyltransferase, with product MTDRKDNCKTLSHYTESNVLIEGTGVILAGGENKRMPVLKPFIEINGERIIERSFRIMKRLFRETFIVTNQPEHYLYLEIRMLGDAYNIRGPMTGVFTALLNAPSAWVFISACDMPFINEELIRYMALKRHDCDAVVPLLNNRAEPLFAFYSGRLLPLMEKAVLSGKTALKDFLVNKRVKYVKTGEIKSIDREARSFINLNCPEDVRHCLCSGRRG from the coding sequence ATGACTGACAGGAAAGACAACTGTAAAACTTTAAGTCATTATACTGAATCTAATGTTCTCATAGAAGGTACAGGCGTAATTCTTGCCGGCGGGGAGAATAAGCGGATGCCTGTTTTGAAGCCGTTTATTGAGATTAACGGCGAGAGGATTATTGAGAGAAGCTTTAGAATAATGAAGCGGCTTTTCAGGGAAACCTTTATTGTCACCAATCAGCCCGAGCATTACCTGTATCTTGAAATTCGCATGCTGGGTGATGCTTATAATATAAGGGGGCCGATGACAGGTGTGTTTACGGCTCTTTTAAATGCGCCGTCCGCGTGGGTATTTATTTCAGCATGCGATATGCCGTTTATAAACGAAGAATTAATAAGATATATGGCTTTAAAAAGACATGACTGCGACGCGGTGGTGCCCCTGTTAAACAACAGGGCAGAGCCGCTTTTTGCTTTTTACTCCGGCAGGCTATTGCCGCTGATGGAGAAGGCTGTTCTTTCAGGGAAGACAGCGCTAAAAGATTTTTTAGTCAATAAAAGGGTAAAATACGTGAAAACCGGAGAGATAAAAAGCATAGACAGGGAGGCAAGGTCTTTTATAAACCTTAACTGCCCTGAAGATGTGAGGCATTGTTTATGCTCTGGAAGACGGGGTTGA